CCGGCGCGATGAAGCGCGCGAGGATCGCGGAAGGGTTCGGCCTCGACGTGGAGTTTCACGCGCCCGGGCCCGCCCAGCGCCACTGCATCGCCGCGACGAGGAATGCAAATTACTACGAGCTCGCACTGGTCCACCCGAAATGCGACAACACCCAGCCGCCGGTGTATCAGGAGGGCTACTCCGACCAGCTCGACACGGTCGATTCCGACGGGACCGTGGGCGTCCCCGACGGCCCCGGTCTCGGCGTCGAGTACGACTGGAAGTACATCGAATCACGGGCGCTCGGCGGCCGGGAGTACGAGTAGCTACACCGTCGACACGATCGCCTCGCCCATCGCTTCGCGGAAGCGTTCGACGTCGATGTCGGTCGCGACCCGACCGTTTTCGGGCGCCTCGGTGACACCGTACTCGTCGGCGACGAGCGTACCCCGGCAGGGTCCCTCGCGCGTGTCGATTTCAAGCGCCCGCTCCTCGGTCGTGAGGACGTCGTCGGTGAGCTGGGCGATCACTGCCGCGTCATGGACCGGCGAGTGCTCGATCCCGTAACGATCCTTCACCTCGTCGGGGTAGTACTCCAGCCACTCCTCGACGACCGCGCCGCGGCGGCCCGACAGGTCCAGCGTCGCGGGGTCGAGGGTCGCACGCATGGTGACGCCCAATCCGACGAACGTCGGGTCGAGCGACTGTAGGACGCGGCTCGCGGCGTCGGGATCGGCATGCAGGTTCGCCTCTGCCGCGGGCGTGCGGTTGCCCGGCGCGTAGACCGCTCCACCCATGACGAGGACCTCGTCGAGAAGCTCAGGCAGGTCGGGCTCGATCCCCAGCGCCAGCGCGAGGTTCGTCAGGGGACCGATCGCGGCGATAGTGAGGTTTCCGTCCTCGCGTGCTTTCTCGACGATGAACTCCGCTCCCGACGTATCGACGGGTTCGTGGGTGGGATCGGGCAGGTCGCCCTTGAGCCCGCCCTCGCCGTGGATGAACTCGGCGGTGTCCTGCCGTTTGACCAGCGGGCGATCCGCGCCGCGGGCGACGGGAAGGTCGCTGTCGAGGAAGTCGAGGACCGAGAGGGTGTTCCGGGTGGTGTTTTCGATGGTGGAATTCCCGGCGACGGTGGTCAGGCCGACGACGTCGAGGTCGCTTTCGAGTGCCAACAGGAGCGCGAGCGCGTCGTCACAGCCGGGGTCCGTATCGACCAGAAGGGACATGGCCCCAGCTACGAGGGCCGGAGGGAAAAGGTTCGGTCGCGTGCGGGCTTACAGCCCGGCGACGTCCTCGATGGCGTCCGTGAGCGCGCGAATGCTTTCGACGTCGTGTTCGCCCATGTGGCCGATCCGGAACGTCTCCTCGCCGAGCTGCGAGCCGTAGCCGTTCGAGAAGACCATCCCGTACTCCTCGCTCACCTGCTCGATCGTCCCCGCGACGTCGATTCCTTGTGTATTTTCGATGCAGCTCACCGTCTGGGACTCGTAGCCCTCCTCGGGAAACATCGCGAAGTGCTCGCTAGCCCACTCGCGGGTGTATTCGGCCATCTCGCGGTGGCGTTCGTCCCGCGCGTCGTGGCCCTCCTCGAGCATGTGTTTCATCTGTTTCCGGTAGGCAAGCATGATCGGGATCGCGGGCGTCGAGTGGGTCTGACCCTTCCGGTCGTAGTAGTCGAGCGTGCGCTGGAACCCGCCGTACCACGAGGCCGAGTCCTTTCCGACCTCGCGCTCGTAGGCGCCCTCACTGACGGTGCAGATCGCCAGCCCCGGCGGCATGGCGAAGGCCTTCTGCGAGGACGCGAACAGCACGTCGATCTCGTGTTCGTCGATGGCGACGTAGTCCCCGCCCAGCGCGGAGACCGCGTCGACGACGAAGTAGGTGTCGGGGTACTCGGCGACGACGTCGCCGATCTCCTCGATCGGGTTTCGCACCCCGGTCGAGGACTCGTTCATCGCGCAGGCGACGACGTCGTACCCCTTCTCGCTCTCCTCCAAGGCCTCGCGGACGTCCTCGGGTTTCACCGCCCGCCCCCACTCGTACTCGAGTCGGTCGACGTCCTTCCCCAGACGCTCGGCGACGTTGGCGTGGCGCTCGCTGAAGCTCCCGCAGGTCGCGACGAGGATGTTTTCGTCGACGAGGTTGAGCGTCGAGGCCTCCCAGAACTCCGTGCCGGAGGCGGTGAGGATTATGGCGTCGTTGTCGGTTCCGAGGAACTCCTTGGTGTCCTCGACGATCGTGGTGTAGAGGTCGGTCATCCGGTCCATCCGGTGGCCGAACATGGGCTGGGCCATCGCCTCGATGACGTCCTCGCGGACCTCCGTCGGGCCGGGAATGTACAGCGTCTCGTCCGTGTAGTCGTCCGTGTACTCGCGTTTCTCGGTCACGTGGATCACCTGGGTGGTCGATCCCGTCCCGCACTTGGGGCCTCGGAGCCGCCAAGCGGGACGGATCGACCCGTCCGTACCTCGCGGTTCGCGCGCGAGGTGATAAGCCCCGGGAATCTCCGCGAACGGTGCCAGCGGGGAGCCATGAGGAGTCAGCCCACGCAAGCATCACGGCTTACCAACTAACCGTCCTACCGACAGGTGATGTTCTATCACGACGATGAGCTCCAGTACCCGGTCGAGGTAGAGGAACCGGATCCGGCGTTCGCACGAATGCTCCAGCAGGCCATCGGAGGCGTCGAGGGCGAGATCCGCGTGTTCATGCAGTACCTGTTCCAGGGGATGAACCAGCCGCCGGAGAACGAGGGGATGCGCATGCTGCTCTACGAGACGGCCATGGAGGAGCTGGGCCACGTCGAGATGCTCGCGACGGCGGTCGCGAAGAACCTCGAAGGAGCCCCGGTCGGGATGCGCGAGGAGTTCGCCCAGGACGGCGCGGTCAACGCCGCGATGCAGGGGTACCTGCCCCGACAGTTCCTCTCGGCGGGCTTCGGCGCGATGCCCGAGGACAGCCAGGGTAACCCGTTCAGCACGGACCACGTCTACGCGAGCGGCAACCCCGCCGGTGACCTCTACGCGAACGTGACCGCCGAGGCCACCGGGAGAACGCTCGCGACCCGGCTCTGGGAGATGACCG
This is a stretch of genomic DNA from Halalkalicoccus subterraneus. It encodes these proteins:
- a CDS encoding pyridoxal-phosphate-dependent aminotransferase family protein, translated to MTEKREYTDDYTDETLYIPGPTEVREDVIEAMAQPMFGHRMDRMTDLYTTIVEDTKEFLGTDNDAIILTASGTEFWEASTLNLVDENILVATCGSFSERHANVAERLGKDVDRLEYEWGRAVKPEDVREALEESEKGYDVVACAMNESSTGVRNPIEEIGDVVAEYPDTYFVVDAVSALGGDYVAIDEHEIDVLFASSQKAFAMPPGLAICTVSEGAYEREVGKDSASWYGGFQRTLDYYDRKGQTHSTPAIPIMLAYRKQMKHMLEEGHDARDERHREMAEYTREWASEHFAMFPEEGYESQTVSCIENTQGIDVAGTIEQVSEEYGMVFSNGYGSQLGEETFRIGHMGEHDVESIRALTDAIEDVAGL
- a CDS encoding nucleoside hydrolase yields the protein MSLLVDTDPGCDDALALLLALESDLDVVGLTTVAGNSTIENTTRNTLSVLDFLDSDLPVARGADRPLVKRQDTAEFIHGEGGLKGDLPDPTHEPVDTSGAEFIVEKAREDGNLTIAAIGPLTNLALALGIEPDLPELLDEVLVMGGAVYAPGNRTPAAEANLHADPDAASRVLQSLDPTFVGLGVTMRATLDPATLDLSGRRGAVVEEWLEYYPDEVKDRYGIEHSPVHDAAVIAQLTDDVLTTEERALEIDTREGPCRGTLVADEYGVTEAPENGRVATDIDVERFREAMGEAIVSTV
- a CDS encoding manganese catalase family protein → MFYHDDELQYPVEVEEPDPAFARMLQQAIGGVEGEIRVFMQYLFQGMNQPPENEGMRMLLYETAMEELGHVEMLATAVAKNLEGAPVGMREEFAQDGAVNAAMQGYLPRQFLSAGFGAMPEDSQGNPFSTDHVYASGNPAGDLYANVTAEATGRTLATRLWEMTDDPGMKDMLSYLIARDTMHQNQWLAAIQDLGDPDDAFDHLPVPNSFPQEEENQEFNYEFMSTTREPTENPETAWTTGESVDGKSEFSFGRQPGGGKPDLPSPDPRAYNDPTD